The genomic window GTTCCACAGCGAGACCACCACTAACAAGACTCCAGCGTAGACGAGAGAGAGGCCGTCGTTCACAGGCTGCCTTTCGCAAACGCCAAGCTCACGCCGCTCAAACTTTGTCAGATCAGAATCGTCGTCTCATAGAGGGAGTTCAGAAAGCTGTTGATGCAGTGCACGGCGATGAGCGAAAAGAAATTctcgacgccatcgccaacttGGCCAATATTGCTGGCCTCGAAACCAAAGACAGCCCGTTGCAAGACACAGTGCCACTTtcgggagaggaggatatcACAGTCGATGTCTTGAGTGGTAATTTCACTCACAACGCCAAGAGTTCAACTGGTACTTTCACGCAAGTCTCCAACCCGACACCACAACGTCTTGATTGCGGCATATGGCTCGACCCAATGCATTACAGACGCGTCTCACTCCCACCGCAAGATATCATACCCTACCTAGGGCCCGGTTCAAAGACCTTTGCTGGCCTGCTCTTTTGGTCTGTAATGGACCACAGTCTGAACGGTTGCAAGCATCCACATGCAGAAGCCTCCACGGTTATCAAGACCGGGCTGGGCCATTCGACAGCAACCCAGGACGTCAAGATGTCTTTTATCAGACGCATGGTTGAGGCAAGATTGGAGTTCAAGAAAACTGGTTCCATTAGCGCAGAGCATGCCTCTGCGGCAGAAAACGACCTAGGCATGGTCTTGCGTAACCTTGTTGAAACCGATTATCGGGCCAGGGGGAAGGACCCCGACCTGTGGCTATCCTGTGTCGCCATCGAACAGCGCGTGAGGAGTATTGCTGGTAACAGTGCatttcttgttcttgagaaggCAGCGCGAGACGAGGGCGAGAGCGACTTGCGAGAGGCACTGAGCCGGGTAAAATGCAGGCTGTCCGACACAGGGGTTTGCTTTGGGGATGGGCCTCGTTGGAATGTCGATGTGGTTGATGGTTTGTTCCTCGATCCTATTCTTCAGGCGATGGGGAAGATTTAATGGTGTAGAAGCCCAACGACGAAAATTTGACTTTACTCCATCGTTGAAGAAACATGAAGCTCAAGTGGGAGGATAGAATTGTTCCCCCGTGCTGGGTGATGTGTGTTTGCCGAGCGAAGCGACACTGCCACCCGCTTTTGTAAAGACATCATGTAATACCTCGTTTTATTACTATATGGCCCAGTCATTTTGCTTGCTATATATGCATTAACCTTATGACTCATTTCTGCCATGGCCTGACTTATTACTCTTCAAAATTTCTAGAAAGCCAAAGCGTTTCGCTGATCGCCCAGCAATCCTTGACAAAGGGTCGAGTGCCATGTGTCTGTTACTGGATGGGGCGATTCTGTCTTCAGGGGCCCTGGCTCAGCAATATGGAGCGGGGAACGGGAAGCATCTTGAGCCAAAATGATGCCGAAAGCTGAAAATGGTTACCAAGAGCGCGGGAAAGAGATGCAATGGGACACAAGCGCGGGGGCTATGCCTGATAATCTGGGGGGGTTCAAGATGACAGGTTTTCCCCATGTGAAGATGTCTTAAGGCCTCCAAAGACTCCACGAGCTGACACGAATCTGCAGTGACACTGCCTCCTGAGGCGGGGATGCGACGCTGACAGGCTGGCGCGTCGGGCCATTAGCCCCTATAAAATCATCGCGTTTCCCTCTTGAGCGACCGAGGATAAATGAGTGCCCCAACCAGATCTAAGCATAGTGTCTCGGTGACAGGGTTGTCTCACCCGCGGGAGCGCCCTGTACAAGGGTTTTGGGGAGCACAGACTGGGTCACGAGGCCACCGTCAGGCACTGACTGTCGCAGTATCGAATGACAGGGGGTGAATCTGATGATGGTTGCTGCCACATGTTGGGATATAATAAGCCGAGGCCCTCCCCAACCAAATTCTCAACAGCTGATTCTTTTGCAAATCTCTATCGAGTATCAACAATAGAGAAGATGTATAATCAACCTTGCGTCAAGTTCTCCTACCTGTCCTGCCCTTTGCTGCCTTGCTTGGCACAGGACCCTCCACAAAAGGCAACCCAAAACAAACTGATTGACACCCTCGAGAGTCTCGATGCAGGCTCATTTGCTAACGAGGCGGAGCGGGTTCGTACCATGGAGGCCCTCTCCCTGGCCTTGAGTAGGGTTCAGAAGCCATGGGACACTGTCTGGCAGCACAACTGGGTGAACCCGGCCACCAACGCCTGCGTCAAGACCTTGATCGATGCTGGAGTGTTCAAACAGTGGATCAGATCTGGAGGATCCGAAAAGACATCCAGGGAGCTAGCCAAGCTCACAGGAACCGATGAAGTTCTCATCAGTAAGTCGCAACTTTCTCTTTTCACAGAGCAATATTAATCGAGTGATAGGACGCATGATGAGACAGATCGCAGGCCAAAATTTGATCACCGAGACTGCTGAGGACACTTATAAGCCAACATCGTGGGTTTACTCTATCGCAGCTGATGAGGCACTGTCAAACACCTATGGAGCGCTCTATGACTTTGTGAACGGTCCCATGTTTAGAAGTCTGCCATCCTATCTCAAAGAGACAGGGTACAAGAACCCAACAGATCCAAAGAAGTGCAACTGGCAGTTCATGAACAAGTCCGATGCCACTCTATTCGAGTCTCTCGGTTCTAATGCTGTCGCTGCCAAAGAGTTCAACGATGCCATGCAAAGCCATTCCAAGTACAACATGACTCCCTGGCCTGAAGTCTACCCAACTCGAACTCTCGTCGAAGGCTCCAAACCGGATCGTCCTCTAgtggttgatgttggcggTAGCAAAGGCCATGACTTAGCAAAGTTCCACAAGCGTCATCCTGGCATCCCAAAGGCAAGCCTAGTCTTGCAAGACTTGCCTGATATTCTCAAGGAGTTGACCATCCCCGAAACAATCACGCCACAGCCTCACGATTTCTTTACGCCTCAACCCGTCAAAGGAGCTCGAGCTTACTTCCTACACAATGTCCTGCATGATTGGGAAGATCCACAGGCTCTCAAGATCCTGAAAAACCTCGCCGCCGCAATGGAGAAGGGCTATTCCAAACTCCTTATACATGAGAGTTTGATCAGCAGAGTCAAGCCCTCCCCTCGTGTGACCACTTCAGATATTACCGTGATGGCCTGCCTAGGGTCCAAGGAGAGAACTGAGATTGAATGGAGGCGTTTGGTGGAGAGGGCTGGACTACGTGTGGTGAAGATTTGGAGACAACCACATTCGGTGGAAAGCATCATTGAGACGGAATTGGTTTGAGTTCATGGGTTGGCATACCCATTTGGTGTTAGTTTGGTCAGAGTGTATCATTGCATTACGTTAAAGGGTCCCATAATCAAGTTGAGAGGTTCTTGTTCAGGAAAAACTATCGGTTCGAGCATTCGGAgtgacagcagcagccgttTCTATATCATGAGAGCAGGAGTATCCAACTATACCAAGACTTCACAATAGGCGGGCAGACCGAATTAAAATGCGTAGGGACGGGAGAGTAGGGCTATCTCCATTTCCAAGCCAATGACAATACTAAACCAAATAACATAGTGGGAGTCCAGGAACGATGTCAATCAAGGCGAGCCCGTAAACCTACTAGAGGTACACCCAGATGGGGGCCGGCCGATGTTGCCAACCAACCTTCCGGTTTCCCCCAGCCTTGTTTACCCCATCATGCAACTGAAAGCTAATACATATTGTTCGGGTCATCGAAAGAAAAATGGATAGTTAGGATACAAGGGAGAGTTGCCCTGTCACAGTATCCCGTGTCGATCCCAGATAAGTGCCCAAGGGCCGCTCTGCCGACTTGTCCCGAATGTGCAAAGCTATGATACGACACAGAGAGTCCTGCTTGTCTTGGAGCTGAGTTATGTTGTTTGGCTTCGTGTCATGGCTAAGGCAGTGAAGATGCATGTGTGACGCCACTTGCCAGTTGTCCGTCACACAAACCCTCACTTGGCAACCTACATATgcaggccaaggccatcccGTCTCACCGAGAGCATCTTCTCATCGGGCTTGACTACACAAGCAGGCTAGCTATGTCTCAACTTGGTGACGTCTAACCAATCACGCCAATCCAGCATCCCACCATCGTGGCCTCTGTGAGGAGGGGTTACAACTCCACACCCTAACACTCTCGAATGCAGGCTGAATAATCCTTGGCCAGTTCCGATGGACATCAAGGGTATTTATCAAATTGTCTACTACGGATGTTCTTGTACTTCTTATT from Fusarium keratoplasticum isolate Fu6.1 chromosome 10, whole genome shotgun sequence includes these protein-coding regions:
- a CDS encoding Methyltransf-2 domain-containing protein, which translates into the protein MYNQPCVKFSYLSCPLLPCLAQDPPQKATQNKLIDTLESLDAGSFANEAERVRTMEALSLALSRVQKPWDTVWQHNWVNPATNACVKTLIDAGVFKQWIRSGGSEKTSRELAKLTGTDEVLIRRMMRQIAGQNLITETAEDTYKPTSWVYSIAADEALSNTYGALYDFVNGPMFRSLPSYLKETGYKNPTDPKKCNWQFMNKSDATLFESLGSNAVAAKEFNDAMQSHSKYNMTPWPEVYPTRTLVEGSKPDRPLVVDVGGSKGHDLAKFHKRHPGIPKASLVLQDLPDILKELTIPETITPQPHDFFTPQPVKGARAYFLHNVLHDWEDPQALKILKNLAAAMEKGYSKLLIHESLISRVKPSPRVTTSDITVMACLGSKERTEIEWRRLVERAGLRVVKIWRQPHSVESIIETELV